One genomic segment of Kocuria rhizophila DC2201 includes these proteins:
- a CDS encoding molybdopterin molybdotransferase MoeA: MAEPVTTPPDPAWARGLDTLHHAGRDAARELAHRAGLALAASHAAAPSEGPATEDRTGTGTGCPAPAHHDDAAPHGPSHGPGAPCAATERVPLDRACGRVLAEDVRALCPVPHYASSAMDGYAVNGPGPWTLLRTRTTPREGTTLSEDATPSEEAAPLDGAALPSEASAVSLTPGTAVPVVTGGVIPQGTTGVVREEYTAREGDRVALRADAPRSELAGRHIRPAGTECGSDEVVFSAGRRLSPADAAFAAVAGLDALPVRRVPRVALLLTGSEVRTSGVPGPGHVRDAFSMSLPHVLRAHGAAVGTVQRIDDDPAALEAAVRTACADHDLVLTTGGTARSGADHVRPLLERDTRLLLDQLDLQPGHPALLGAAERSAVLALPGNPLGAVVVLLLVGGALLAGLSGRPAPQLLPVTAGAAAGGRSERLVPARRRDGAWVPCRAVGSNMLRGLSEADGLLCVPRGGLEPGDSSAVLALPW; encoded by the coding sequence GTGGCTGAGCCCGTGACCACCCCGCCCGATCCCGCCTGGGCCCGCGGTCTGGACACCCTGCACCACGCCGGGCGGGACGCCGCCCGCGAACTCGCCCACCGCGCGGGCCTCGCGCTCGCAGCGTCGCACGCCGCGGCACCCTCGGAAGGGCCCGCCACCGAGGACCGGACCGGAACGGGCACCGGGTGCCCGGCTCCCGCCCACCACGACGACGCCGCCCCGCACGGTCCGAGCCACGGTCCCGGTGCGCCCTGCGCGGCCACGGAACGGGTCCCCCTGGACCGGGCCTGTGGTCGCGTGCTGGCCGAGGACGTCCGTGCCCTGTGCCCCGTTCCGCACTACGCGTCCAGCGCCATGGACGGCTACGCGGTGAACGGCCCCGGACCCTGGACGCTGCTCCGCACCCGGACCACCCCGCGCGAGGGCACCACGCTGTCCGAGGACGCCACGCCCTCCGAGGAGGCCGCGCCACTCGACGGTGCCGCGCTGCCGAGCGAGGCCTCGGCGGTGTCCCTGACCCCTGGCACGGCCGTGCCCGTGGTCACGGGCGGCGTGATCCCGCAGGGCACCACCGGTGTGGTCCGCGAGGAGTACACCGCCCGCGAGGGCGATCGCGTGGCGCTGCGCGCGGACGCGCCCCGCTCGGAGCTGGCGGGCCGTCACATCCGCCCCGCCGGCACCGAGTGCGGGTCCGACGAGGTGGTGTTCAGCGCGGGCAGACGGCTCTCCCCCGCGGACGCCGCGTTCGCCGCGGTGGCCGGCCTGGACGCCCTCCCCGTGCGTCGCGTGCCCCGGGTCGCGCTTCTGCTCACGGGTTCGGAGGTGCGCACGAGCGGGGTGCCGGGCCCCGGCCACGTGCGGGACGCGTTCAGCATGTCCCTGCCCCACGTGCTCCGCGCCCACGGCGCCGCGGTGGGCACCGTGCAACGGATCGACGACGATCCCGCGGCCCTCGAGGCCGCGGTGCGTACCGCCTGCGCGGACCACGACCTCGTGCTCACCACCGGGGGCACGGCCCGTTCGGGCGCCGACCACGTGCGTCCGCTGCTGGAACGGGACACCCGGCTGCTCCTGGACCAGCTCGACCTGCAGCCGGGGCACCCCGCCCTACTGGGGGCCGCCGAACGCAGCGCGGTGCTCGCGCTGCCCGGGAACCCGCTGGGCGCCGTGGTGGTGCTGCTGCTGGTGGGCGGCGCACTGCTGGCCGGGCTCTCCGGCCGCCCCGCACCGCAGCTGCTGCCCGTCACCGCGGGGGCCGCCGCGGGCGGGCGCAGCGAGCGGCTCGTTCCCGCACGACGTCGCGACGGCGCCTGGGTGCCGTGCCGTGCCGTGGGCTCCAACATGCTGCGGGGCCTGAGCGAGGCGGACGGGCTGCTCTGCGTGCCGCGCGGTGGACTCGAACCGGGGGACTCCTCCGCGGTGCTCGCTTTACCCTGGTGA
- a CDS encoding MoaD/ThiS family protein — MLVRYFAAAAAAAGTEEEHVATATILTRKDLEQLLVSLHPVAPPGEPTLARVLPRCSWLVDGVTARDPRAPLAPGATVDVLPPFAGG, encoded by the coding sequence GTGCTGGTGAGATACTTCGCGGCTGCGGCCGCCGCTGCCGGGACCGAGGAGGAGCACGTGGCCACCGCCACGATCCTCACCCGCAAGGACCTCGAGCAGCTGCTCGTGTCCCTGCACCCCGTGGCCCCGCCCGGTGAGCCCACCCTGGCCCGGGTGCTCCCCCGGTGCTCGTGGCTCGTGGACGGGGTCACCGCCAGGGATCCCCGGGCGCCGCTCGCCCCGGGGGCCACCGTGGACGTCCTGCCGCCCTTCGCCGGTGGCTGA